A genomic stretch from Bacillota bacterium includes:
- the purN gene encoding phosphoribosylglycinamide formyltransferase, translating into MKQIAVLASGQGTNLEAILEAVKREEIAGRVAVVISDRGEAPALDRARRHGVEAIFVDPKGHKNREEYDRSLIEILQKFKVDLVVLAGFMRLLSPLFVKTFPLQIMNIHPSLLPAFPGTDGVEQAFEYGVKVTGCTVHFVEEGLDSGPVILQEAVPVIQRETVNTLLQRIHAAEHRLYPTAIDLFCRDKLKVEGRRCLIVDGS; encoded by the coding sequence ATGAAGCAGATAGCCGTTCTCGCTTCGGGACAGGGAACAAACCTCGAGGCAATCCTGGAAGCAGTTAAAAGAGAGGAAATTGCCGGCAGGGTGGCGGTTGTTATCAGTGACCGCGGTGAAGCACCGGCCCTGGATAGAGCCCGCAGGCATGGAGTGGAAGCCATATTTGTCGATCCCAAGGGTCACAAAAACCGCGAAGAGTATGACCGGTCTTTAATCGAAATACTTCAAAAGTTTAAGGTTGATCTGGTTGTTCTGGCCGGCTTTATGCGTCTCCTATCCCCACTGTTTGTTAAAACATTTCCATTACAGATCATGAATATCCATCCTTCATTGTTGCCTGCTTTTCCCGGAACTGACGGGGTAGAGCAGGCATTTGAATATGGGGTGAAGGTAACCGGCTGCACAGTGCATTTTGTTGAAGAGGGGCTGGACAGCGGTCCGGTGATCCTGCAGGAAGCGGTCCCGGTTATCCAGCGGGAGACCGTCAATACACTGCTGCAGAGAATTCATGCTGCCGAACACCGGCTTTATCCCACCGCGATCGATCTCTTTTGCCGGGATAAATTAAAGGTTGAGGGAAGAAGGTGCCTGATCGTTGACGGTTCATAG